The Pseudomonas eucalypticola genome has a window encoding:
- a CDS encoding response regulator transcription factor: protein MNPATHCAGHILAIEDDPVLGAYVHEQLGRNGFQVTWCQNGQDGLALARGEGFDVVLMDILLPGMNGLDVLQHLREHSATPVILMSALGAEADRISGFRRGADDYLPKPFSVDELQVRVEAILRRVALERRRSQVPSRVESDELRFDDLHFDVTFAGRAAGLTRSEFRLLDTLNRHAEEVLSKAFLYQHALQRGYAQHDRSLDMHVSQIRRKLKAVGYQARQVRTVWGKGYVLSPGEDA from the coding sequence ATGAATCCTGCAACCCACTGTGCTGGCCACATTCTCGCCATTGAGGACGATCCCGTGCTGGGTGCCTATGTGCACGAGCAGTTGGGCCGCAACGGCTTTCAGGTCACCTGGTGCCAGAACGGCCAGGACGGCCTGGCCCTGGCCCGGGGGGAAGGGTTCGACGTGGTGCTGATGGACATCCTGCTGCCCGGCATGAACGGGCTGGACGTGCTGCAGCACCTGCGCGAGCATTCGGCCACGCCGGTGATCCTGATGTCGGCGTTGGGCGCGGAGGCCGACCGCATCAGCGGCTTTCGCCGCGGTGCCGACGATTACCTGCCCAAGCCCTTCAGCGTCGACGAGCTGCAAGTGCGCGTGGAGGCCATCCTGCGCCGCGTGGCCCTGGAGCGGCGGCGCAGTCAGGTCCCCAGCCGGGTGGAAAGCGACGAGTTGCGCTTCGACGACCTGCATTTCGACGTTACCTTCGCGGGCCGCGCCGCGGGGCTTACCCGCAGTGAATTTCGCTTGCTCGATACCCTTAACCGCCATGCCGAGGAAGTGCTGAGCAAGGCGTTCCTGTACCAGCACGCCCTGCAGCGTGGCTATGCCCAGCACGACCGCAGCCTGGACATGCACGTCAGCCAGATTCGCCGCAAGCTGAAGGCCGTGGGCTACCAGGCGCGCCAGGTGCGTACCGTATGGGGCAAGGGCTATGTGCTGAGCCCAGGTGAGGACGCCTGA
- a CDS encoding TetR/AcrR family transcriptional regulator, producing the protein MIKTRMGREEKQQHTREKLFQAATDLMVSKGYHGASVSDIAEAAGFSKGAFFSNFASKAELLLALTQRFKGFEIERLSSVLNADASPAELSQGLVQYIDNLKHNKACVVLDVELQLMATRDPAFAPHYHALHQQNSEALGGLIEVIFTHRGKQAPMPRPALAMLFTALSEGLMLQGLPDPAQPVRQVLDAMIDSAAPL; encoded by the coding sequence TTGATCAAAACCAGAATGGGCCGTGAAGAGAAGCAGCAGCACACCCGTGAAAAACTGTTCCAGGCGGCCACCGACTTGATGGTCAGCAAGGGCTACCACGGAGCCAGCGTCAGTGATATTGCCGAGGCCGCGGGGTTTTCCAAGGGGGCTTTCTTTTCCAATTTCGCCAGCAAGGCCGAGCTGCTCCTGGCCCTGACCCAACGTTTCAAAGGATTTGAAATTGAGCGGCTGAGCAGTGTGCTGAACGCCGATGCTTCGCCCGCCGAATTGAGCCAGGGGCTGGTGCAGTACATCGACAATCTCAAGCACAACAAGGCCTGTGTGGTGCTGGATGTCGAACTGCAACTAATGGCCACCCGCGACCCGGCGTTCGCCCCTCACTACCACGCGCTGCACCAGCAGAACAGCGAAGCCCTGGGAGGCTTGATTGAGGTCATCTTCACCCACCGTGGCAAACAGGCGCCGATGCCACGCCCCGCGTTGGCGATGCTGTTCACCGCGCTGTCCGAAGGCTTGATGCTGCAAGGCTTGCCTGACCCGGCCCAGCCTGTTCGCCAGGTACTCGACGCAATGATTGATAGCGCTGCGCCCCTGTAA
- a CDS encoding SDR family oxidoreductase, with translation MECVFVTGATGLLGSNTVRALLHRGIRVKALVRSQEKARRQFAGLPVEWVQGDLSCTEAFSHHLQGCDTLIHTAAYFRDSYKGGRHWQALYDTNVTATERLLSAAYAAGIGRAVHVSSIAVLHGRPGQVIDETMSRPEQGADDYYRSKILAEQVVQRFLRHHPDMKVTMVLPGWMFGPGDIGPTSSGQFLMDYVAGKLPGVLPGTFSVVDARDVALHLLAAAERGRSGERYLAAGVHMDMASLFKVLAEVSGVPAPQRQVPLALLRVIAAGHELYHRLSGKPVLISPASVRLMAQERGRTHFSHVKSRHELGCSFRPVEQTLADTLGWYRAQPHAEGMRAATQAR, from the coding sequence ATGGAATGTGTATTTGTCACCGGTGCTACCGGCCTGTTAGGCAGCAACACCGTACGCGCCCTGTTGCATCGGGGCATTCGGGTCAAAGCTCTGGTGCGGTCCCAGGAAAAAGCCCGCAGGCAATTCGCGGGGCTGCCCGTGGAATGGGTACAAGGGGACCTGTCGTGCACCGAAGCCTTCAGCCACCACCTGCAAGGTTGCGACACCCTGATCCACACCGCCGCCTACTTTCGCGACAGCTACAAGGGTGGCCGGCACTGGCAGGCCCTGTACGACACCAATGTCACCGCTACCGAGCGGCTGTTGAGCGCCGCCTACGCCGCCGGTATCGGCCGCGCCGTGCACGTGTCGTCCATCGCAGTGCTGCACGGCCGCCCTGGCCAGGTGATCGATGAAACCATGTCGCGCCCCGAACAGGGCGCAGACGACTACTACCGCAGCAAGATCCTGGCCGAGCAGGTGGTGCAGCGTTTCCTGCGCCATCATCCGGACATGAAGGTAACCATGGTGCTGCCCGGCTGGATGTTCGGGCCAGGCGACATCGGCCCCACGTCGTCCGGCCAGTTCCTGATGGACTACGTGGCCGGCAAGCTGCCGGGCGTGCTGCCGGGCACATTCTCGGTGGTGGATGCCCGGGACGTGGCCCTGCACCTGCTGGCCGCAGCCGAACGCGGGCGCAGTGGCGAACGCTACCTGGCGGCCGGCGTACACATGGACATGGCCAGCCTGTTCAAGGTGCTGGCCGAGGTCAGCGGCGTACCGGCCCCGCAGCGGCAGGTACCACTGGCCCTGCTGCGCGTGATCGCCGCGGGACATGAGCTGTACCATCGGCTCAGCGGCAAGCCGGTATTGATCAGCCCCGCCAGCGTACGGCTGATGGCCCAGGAGCGCGGCCGCACCCACTTCAGCCACGTCAAAAGCCGTCACGAACTGGGCTGTAGCTTTCGGCCAGTGGAACAAACGCTGGCCGACACGCTGGGCTGGTACCGGGCGCAGCCGCATGCCGAAGGGATGAGGGCAGCAACCCAGGCACGGTGA
- a CDS encoding response regulator — MLKRLGIKSRVLLLALLPATLMAVLLGGYFSYVQQAELQAQLLRRGQMIAEQLAPLVAHGMARTDKPLLERIAAQALEQADVRSVSFLAPDRSPLAHAGPSMLNPVPIGSSTHLLLRSGNDATRYLLPVFGRHRDLSGDIVPSEEDRLLGWVELELSHDGTLLRVYRGLFASLMLIAGGLLATTLLAVRMSRGINGPISQIKQTVIQLKDGNLESRLPALGSHELDELAAGINRMAETLQGAQEELQHSVDQATEDVRQNLETIEIQNIELDLARKEALEASRIKSEFLANMSHEIRTPLNGILGFTHLLQKSELTPRQLDYLGTIEKSADSLLGIINEILDFSKIEAGKLVLDSIPFNLRDLLQDTLTILAPAAHAKQLELVSLVYRDTPLSLIGDPLRLKQILTNLVSNAIKFTREGTIVARAMLEDENDDGVQLRISVQDTGIGLSTQDVRTLFQAFSQADNSLSRQPGGTGLGLVISKRLIEQMGGEIGVESAPGEGSEFWISLRLPKARDDAEDQPGEPLKGRRIAMVEHHDLARQALHHQLEDLGMEVSTFASVEKLVGGISAAHLAGQPIDLAVLGLTSYDISPDRLAPQVRDIEQLGCHALVLCPTTEQALFHSAMPNPDSQLQPKPACTRKLRRGLGDLINPKRLRTDTAPPLGNRAPRVLCVDDNPANLLLVQTLLEDLGAEVLAVDSGYSAIRAVQDSRFDLVLMDVQMPGMDGRETTEKIRLWEAAQTGPALPIVALTAHAMANEKRALLQSGMDDYLTKPISDRQLAQVVLKWTGLVLRTRTTERAEWVPEDDVLHVLDPEEGLRLAAGKEDLAADMLAMLLASLEDERRAIKAARDAQDHTLTIERVHRLHGATRYCGVPQLRAACQRSETLLKQGDQSAGAALDDLDAAITRLAEHARSSA; from the coding sequence GTGCTGAAAAGACTGGGGATCAAGAGCCGTGTGCTCCTGTTGGCACTGTTGCCGGCGACCTTGATGGCCGTGTTGCTGGGCGGCTATTTCAGCTATGTGCAGCAGGCTGAACTGCAGGCCCAGTTGCTGCGCCGCGGGCAAATGATCGCCGAGCAACTGGCGCCCCTGGTGGCCCATGGCATGGCCCGCACCGACAAGCCACTGCTCGAACGCATCGCCGCCCAGGCGCTGGAACAGGCCGACGTGCGTTCCGTGTCGTTCCTGGCCCCCGACCGCTCGCCTCTTGCCCACGCCGGGCCGAGCATGCTCAACCCGGTACCGATCGGCAGCAGCACCCACTTGCTGCTGCGCAGCGGCAATGATGCCACCCGCTACCTGTTGCCGGTGTTCGGCCGCCACCGGGACCTTTCGGGCGACATCGTGCCCAGCGAAGAAGACCGCCTGCTGGGCTGGGTGGAACTGGAGTTGTCCCACGACGGCACCCTGCTGCGGGTCTACCGCGGCCTGTTCGCCAGCCTCATGCTGATCGCCGGCGGCCTGCTGGCCACCACATTGCTGGCGGTGCGCATGAGCCGGGGCATCAACGGCCCCATCAGCCAGATCAAGCAGACCGTGATCCAACTCAAGGACGGCAACCTGGAAAGCCGTTTGCCCGCCCTGGGCAGCCACGAGCTGGATGAACTGGCGGCCGGTATCAACCGCATGGCCGAGACCCTGCAGGGCGCCCAGGAGGAACTGCAACACAGCGTCGACCAGGCCACCGAAGACGTGCGCCAGAACCTGGAAACCATCGAGATCCAGAACATCGAACTGGACCTGGCCCGCAAGGAGGCCCTGGAGGCCAGCCGCATCAAGTCGGAATTCCTGGCCAACATGAGCCATGAAATCCGCACACCGCTCAACGGCATCCTGGGTTTCACCCACCTGCTGCAGAAAAGCGAGCTCACCCCGCGCCAGCTCGACTACCTGGGCACCATCGAAAAGTCCGCCGACAGCCTGCTGGGGATCATCAACGAGATTCTCGACTTCTCGAAAATCGAAGCCGGCAAGCTGGTGCTCGACAGCATCCCGTTCAACCTGCGCGACCTGCTGCAGGACACCCTGACCATCCTGGCCCCGGCCGCCCATGCCAAGCAGCTCGAGTTGGTGAGCCTGGTGTACCGCGACACCCCGCTGTCGCTGATCGGCGACCCCCTGCGGCTCAAGCAGATCCTCACCAACCTGGTGAGCAATGCCATCAAGTTCACCCGCGAAGGCACCATCGTCGCGCGGGCCATGCTCGAAGACGAAAACGATGACGGCGTGCAGCTGCGCATCAGTGTGCAGGACACCGGCATCGGCCTGTCCACCCAGGATGTGCGCACCCTGTTCCAGGCCTTCAGCCAGGCCGACAACTCGTTGTCACGCCAACCTGGCGGCACCGGCCTGGGCCTGGTGATTTCCAAGCGCCTGATCGAGCAGATGGGCGGTGAAATCGGAGTGGAAAGCGCCCCGGGCGAGGGCTCGGAGTTCTGGATCAGCCTGCGCTTGCCCAAGGCCCGCGACGACGCTGAAGACCAACCCGGCGAACCTCTCAAGGGTCGCCGCATCGCCATGGTCGAACACCATGACCTGGCGCGCCAGGCGCTGCACCATCAGTTGGAAGACCTGGGCATGGAGGTGAGCACCTTCGCCTCGGTGGAAAAACTGGTGGGCGGCATCAGCGCCGCGCACCTCGCCGGGCAGCCCATCGACCTGGCCGTGCTGGGCCTGACCAGCTACGACATCAGCCCCGACCGCCTGGCCCCCCAGGTGCGCGATATCGAGCAACTGGGCTGCCATGCGCTGGTACTGTGCCCTACCACCGAGCAGGCCCTGTTTCACTCGGCCATGCCCAACCCTGACAGCCAGTTGCAGCCCAAGCCGGCCTGCACCCGCAAGCTGCGGCGCGGCCTCGGCGACCTGATCAACCCCAAGCGCCTGCGCACCGACACCGCCCCACCGCTGGGCAACCGCGCGCCACGGGTGCTGTGCGTGGACGACAACCCGGCCAACCTGCTGCTGGTGCAAACCCTGCTCGAAGACCTGGGGGCCGAGGTGTTGGCCGTGGACAGCGGCTACAGCGCCATCAGGGCAGTACAGGACTCACGCTTCGACCTGGTGCTGATGGACGTGCAGATGCCCGGCATGGACGGCCGTGAAACCACTGAAAAGATCCGCCTGTGGGAAGCTGCCCAAACGGGCCCGGCATTGCCCATCGTGGCCCTTACGGCCCACGCCATGGCTAACGAAAAGCGCGCACTGTTGCAAAGTGGCATGGACGACTACCTGACCAAGCCCATCAGTGACCGGCAACTGGCGCAAGTGGTACTGAAATGGACCGGGCTGGTCCTGCGCACACGCACCACCGAACGTGCCGAGTGGGTACCCGAGGACGACGTGCTGCACGTGCTCGACCCCGAGGAAGGCCTGCGCCTGGCCGCTGGCAAGGAGGACCTGGCCGCCGACATGCTGGCCATGCTGCTGGCCTCGCTGGAAGACGAGCGCCGCGCCATCAAGGCCGCCCGCGACGCCCAGGACCACACCCTGACCATTGAACGTGTGCACCGCCTGCATGGCGCCACCCGCTATTGCGGGGTACCGCAGTTGCGCGCGGCGTGCCAGCGCAGCGAGACCTTGCTCAAGCAGGGCGACCAGAGCGCCGGCGCCGCCCTGGATGACCTGGACGCTGCCATCACCCGCCTGGCCGAACACGCCCGTTCCAGTGCCTGA
- a CDS encoding 2-hydroxyacid dehydrogenase, translating into MRTLVFSAQPYDRESFLAAPRDAAIDLHFQPARLTAETAPLAAGHEVVCAFINDDLGAEVLSRLAAGGTRLIALRSAGYNHVDLPAAQRLGLAVVRVPAYSPHAVAEHAVALIMALNRHLHRASNRTRDGDFTLHGLTGFDLVGKTVGVVGTGQIGATFARIMHGFGCTLLAHDPYPNEAVLALGARYLPLDDVLSQAQIISLHCPLTPTSHHLINAASLARLQPGAMLINTGRGALVDTPALIDALKSGQLGYLGLDVYEEEAQLFFEDRSDLPLQDDVLARLLTFPNVIITAHQAFLTREALAAIASTTLANISDWVRGTPQNLVEA; encoded by the coding sequence ATGCGCACGCTTGTGTTCAGCGCCCAGCCCTACGACCGTGAGAGCTTCCTGGCCGCCCCGCGCGACGCCGCCATCGACCTGCATTTCCAGCCGGCGCGACTGACCGCCGAAACCGCGCCCCTGGCCGCCGGCCACGAGGTCGTGTGCGCCTTCATCAATGACGACCTGGGCGCCGAGGTACTAAGCCGACTGGCCGCCGGCGGCACCCGCCTGATCGCCCTGCGCTCGGCCGGCTACAACCACGTCGACCTGCCTGCGGCCCAGCGTCTGGGGCTGGCCGTAGTGCGGGTACCGGCCTATTCGCCCCATGCCGTGGCCGAGCACGCCGTGGCGCTGATCATGGCCCTCAACCGCCACCTGCACCGCGCGAGCAACCGCACCCGCGACGGCGATTTCACCCTGCACGGTCTCACCGGCTTCGACCTGGTGGGCAAGACCGTCGGCGTGGTCGGAACCGGCCAGATCGGGGCCACCTTCGCGCGCATCATGCACGGCTTCGGCTGCACGCTGCTCGCCCATGACCCTTATCCCAATGAGGCCGTGCTGGCGCTTGGCGCCCGTTACCTGCCGCTGGACGACGTACTGAGCCAGGCACAGATCATCAGCCTGCACTGCCCGCTCACCCCCACCAGCCACCACCTGATCAACGCCGCCAGCCTGGCCCGCCTGCAACCGGGGGCCATGCTCATCAATACTGGCCGTGGTGCGCTGGTCGACACCCCGGCGCTGATCGACGCGCTGAAAAGCGGGCAACTGGGCTACCTGGGGCTGGATGTGTATGAGGAGGAAGCGCAGCTGTTCTTCGAAGACCGTTCCGACCTGCCGCTGCAGGACGATGTGCTGGCCAGGCTGCTGACGTTCCCCAACGTGATCATCACCGCGCACCAGGCTTTCCTGACCCGCGAAGCGCTGGCCGCTATCGCCAGTACCACCCTGGCGAATATTTCCGACTGGGTGCGGGGTACGCCGCAGAATCTGGTCGAGGCTTAG
- a CDS encoding META domain-containing protein: MKHALLLAALAATLTGCATGPKLQQDQAYTLEWIGDRPLMDDSHISLTLGEDGRAYGNAGCNHWFAPYTLQHHHLTFGPVGSTRRLCDPATMEQEQRFLQALSGVQRWSVSKEGQIRLWPEEGKPLRLWPDES; the protein is encoded by the coding sequence GTGAAACACGCCCTGCTGCTGGCGGCACTGGCCGCCACCCTCACGGGCTGCGCAACCGGGCCCAAGCTGCAACAGGACCAGGCATATACCCTGGAGTGGATCGGTGACCGGCCGTTGATGGACGACAGCCACATCAGCCTGACCTTGGGTGAAGACGGCCGCGCCTATGGCAACGCCGGCTGCAACCACTGGTTCGCACCCTATACCCTGCAACACCACCACCTGACCTTTGGCCCGGTAGGCAGCACCCGCCGCCTGTGCGACCCGGCGACCATGGAACAGGAACAGCGTTTCCTGCAGGCCCTCAGTGGCGTGCAGCGCTGGAGCGTGTCCAAGGAAGGCCAGATTCGCCTGTGGCCTGAAGAAGGCAAGCCGTTGCGCCTGTGGCCTGACGAGAGCTGA
- a CDS encoding TlpA disulfide reductase family protein, producing MAWRVVVCLVLVVLAGCGADYGMDQNGKVVKAGQLDDQWLVVNYWADWCGPCRSEVPQLNALAEQLKGKGVAVVGVNFDGLHGDDLKKAAQELGIGFTVLADDPAPRFNLPQSEALPITYIIDAKGKVREQLVGEQTAAGISEKLAKLKSS from the coding sequence ATGGCATGGCGCGTGGTGGTATGTCTGGTGCTGGTGGTACTGGCGGGGTGCGGTGCCGATTACGGGATGGACCAGAACGGCAAGGTGGTCAAGGCCGGCCAGCTGGACGATCAGTGGCTGGTGGTCAACTACTGGGCCGACTGGTGCGGGCCGTGCCGCAGCGAAGTGCCGCAGCTCAACGCCCTGGCCGAGCAACTCAAGGGCAAGGGCGTGGCGGTGGTGGGCGTGAACTTCGATGGCTTGCACGGTGACGACCTGAAAAAGGCCGCCCAGGAGCTCGGCATCGGTTTCACCGTGCTGGCCGACGACCCGGCGCCGCGCTTCAACCTGCCCCAGAGCGAGGCGTTGCCCATTACCTACATCATCGACGCCAAGGGCAAGGTGCGCGAGCAGTTGGTGGGCGAGCAGACCGCCGCGGGCATCAGCGAGAAGCTGGCCAAACTGAAAAGCTCCTGA
- the arsC gene encoding arsenate reductase (glutaredoxin) (This arsenate reductase requires both glutathione and glutaredoxin to convert arsenate to arsenite, after which the efflux transporter formed by ArsA and ArsB can extrude the arsenite from the cell, providing resistance.): MTNLTLYHNPRCSKSRAALELLQARGLEPTVVRYLDTPPDADALKGVLAKLGLHARALLRTGEDEYKALNLADATLGEDQLIDAMVQHPKLIERPILIAGDKAAIGRPPEKVLEILP, encoded by the coding sequence ATGACCAACCTGACGCTTTATCACAACCCGCGCTGCTCCAAATCCCGTGCCGCGTTGGAACTGCTGCAGGCCCGTGGCCTGGAACCCACCGTGGTGCGTTACCTGGATACCCCGCCCGACGCCGACGCCCTCAAGGGGGTGCTGGCGAAGCTGGGCCTGCACGCCCGTGCCCTGCTGCGCACGGGCGAGGACGAGTACAAGGCGCTGAACCTGGCCGACGCCACCCTGGGCGAAGACCAGTTGATCGACGCCATGGTCCAGCACCCGAAGCTGATCGAACGGCCGATCCTGATCGCCGGCGACAAGGCCGCCATCGGCCGCCCACCCGAGAAAGTGCTGGAGATCCTGCCGTGA
- the wrbA gene encoding NAD(P)H:quinone oxidoreductase has translation MSQPYILVLFYSRSGATAQMAKHIARGVELTGLEARLRTVPPVSADHEATGPSIPEHGAPYATIDDLKNCAGLAMGSPTRYGNMAAPLKYFLDGTSSLWLSGALVGKPASVFTSTASLHGGQETTLLSMMMPLLHHGMLISGIPYSESALLETRGGGTPYGASHHAGADSKRALDEHEIALCRALGQRLGSIAQKLDAPRG, from the coding sequence GTGAGCCAACCGTATATCCTGGTGCTGTTCTACAGCCGCAGCGGCGCCACCGCGCAGATGGCCAAGCACATCGCCCGCGGCGTCGAGCTCACGGGCCTGGAAGCGCGCCTGCGCACCGTACCGCCGGTGTCTGCCGACCACGAAGCCACCGGCCCGAGCATCCCCGAACACGGCGCGCCGTACGCAACCATCGATGACCTGAAAAACTGCGCCGGCCTGGCCATGGGCAGCCCCACCCGTTATGGCAACATGGCCGCACCGCTCAAGTACTTTCTCGACGGTACCAGCAGCCTGTGGCTCAGCGGTGCCCTGGTGGGCAAGCCGGCCTCGGTGTTCACCTCCACCGCCAGCCTGCACGGCGGCCAGGAAACCACACTGTTGTCGATGATGATGCCCCTGCTGCACCACGGCATGCTCATCAGTGGCATTCCCTACAGCGAATCGGCCCTGCTGGAAACCCGCGGCGGCGGTACCCCCTACGGTGCCAGTCACCACGCCGGCGCCGACAGCAAGCGTGCCCTGGACGAACACGAGATCGCCCTGTGCCGCGCCCTGGGCCAGCGCCTGGGCAGCATCGCGCAGAAACTGGACGCACCGCGTGGCTAA
- a CDS encoding DUF2069 domain-containing protein, with translation MAKRAKLLPGVDWLKPRVRLARWLSLACFFGFMGLLCGYYLLVADLHGARPWVILLIELVPLLLLTPGMLLGSPRGHAWTCFAVNLYFIKGALAAYDPHRQLFGLLEMAASLALFASALLYVRWRFQLNRKLAGEGLA, from the coding sequence GTGGCTAAACGCGCCAAGCTGCTGCCCGGCGTCGACTGGTTGAAACCGCGGGTGCGATTGGCACGCTGGCTGAGCCTGGCGTGTTTCTTCGGCTTCATGGGCCTGTTGTGCGGCTACTACCTGCTGGTAGCCGACCTGCATGGCGCGCGGCCATGGGTCATCCTGTTGATCGAGCTGGTGCCCTTGCTGCTGCTGACCCCCGGCATGCTCCTGGGCAGCCCGCGCGGGCATGCGTGGACCTGCTTTGCGGTCAACCTGTACTTCATCAAGGGCGCCCTGGCCGCCTACGACCCCCACCGCCAACTGTTCGGCCTGCTGGAAATGGCCGCCAGCCTGGCGCTGTTCGCCAGCGCGCTGCTGTATGTGCGCTGGCGCTTTCAATTGAATCGGAAACTGGCCGGAGAGGGCCTGGCGTGA
- a CDS encoding DNA-3-methyladenine glycosylase I, translating to MQDYKWLNEYCLNRFGSAKALEAQLPEPKTAAQLRKIPADRYLSTMALRVFRAGLKHSLVDAKWPAFEQVFFGFDPEKVVLMGAEHLERLMQDTRIIRHLGKLKSVPRNAQLILDIVHEHKSFGAFIADWPVDDIVGLWQYLAKHGNQMGGLSAPRFLRMVGKDTFIPSGDVVAALNAQGIVDRVPSSKRDQAKVQEAFNQWQAESGRPLCQLSAMLAYTVNH from the coding sequence ATGCAGGATTACAAATGGCTCAACGAATACTGCCTCAACCGCTTTGGCTCGGCCAAGGCCCTGGAGGCTCAGCTACCCGAGCCGAAAACCGCAGCACAATTGCGCAAGATCCCCGCTGACCGTTACTTGTCGACCATGGCCCTGCGGGTCTTCCGCGCCGGCCTCAAGCACAGCCTGGTGGATGCCAAGTGGCCCGCGTTCGAGCAGGTGTTCTTCGGCTTCGACCCGGAAAAGGTCGTGCTGATGGGCGCCGAGCACCTGGAGCGCCTGATGCAGGACACCCGCATCATTCGCCACCTGGGCAAGCTCAAGAGCGTGCCGCGCAACGCGCAACTGATTCTGGACATCGTGCACGAACACAAGAGCTTCGGCGCCTTCATCGCCGACTGGCCGGTGGATGACATCGTTGGCCTGTGGCAGTACCTGGCCAAGCACGGCAACCAGATGGGCGGCCTGTCGGCCCCCCGCTTCCTGCGCATGGTCGGCAAGGACACCTTCATTCCCAGCGGCGACGTGGTTGCGGCGCTCAACGCCCAGGGCATCGTCGACAGGGTGCCCAGCAGCAAACGCGACCAGGCCAAGGTCCAGGAAGCGTTCAACCAGTGGCAGGCCGAAAGTGGGCGGCCCCTGTGCCAGCTCTCGGCGATGCTGGCCTACACCGTCAACCACTGA
- the ttcA gene encoding tRNA 2-thiocytidine(32) synthetase TtcA produces MGTLSVNQNKLQKRLRRLAGEAVADYNMIEDGDKVMVCLSGGKDSYTMLDVLLHLQKVAPIKFDIVAVNMDQKQPGFPEHVLPAYLKELGVDYHIVEKDTYSVVKELIPEGKTTCSLCSRLRRGTLYTFADEIGATKMALGHHRDDIVETFFLNMFFNGSMKAMPPKLRADDGRNVVIRPLAYCNEKDIQAYSDLKGFPIIPCNLCGSQENLQRQVVKDMLVEWERKHPGRTESIFRGLQNVVPSQLADRNLFDFVNLAIDESAPSRVLNVLNL; encoded by the coding sequence ATGGGCACCCTTTCGGTCAACCAGAACAAACTGCAGAAACGCCTTCGTCGGCTGGCCGGTGAAGCCGTCGCCGACTACAACATGATCGAGGACGGTGACAAGGTCATGGTCTGCCTGTCGGGCGGCAAGGACAGTTACACCATGCTCGACGTGCTGCTGCACCTGCAGAAGGTCGCGCCGATCAAGTTCGACATCGTCGCCGTGAACATGGACCAGAAACAGCCGGGCTTCCCTGAGCATGTGCTGCCGGCCTACCTGAAAGAACTGGGCGTGGACTACCACATCGTCGAGAAGGACACCTATTCGGTGGTCAAGGAACTGATCCCGGAAGGCAAGACCACCTGCTCGCTGTGCTCGCGCCTGCGCCGTGGCACCCTGTACACCTTCGCCGATGAGATCGGCGCCACCAAGATGGCCCTTGGGCACCACCGCGACGACATCGTCGAGACGTTCTTCCTGAACATGTTCTTCAACGGCAGCATGAAGGCCATGCCGCCGAAGCTGCGTGCCGACGACGGCCGCAACGTGGTCATCCGCCCCTTGGCGTACTGCAACGAGAAAGACATCCAGGCCTATTCGGACCTCAAGGGCTTTCCGATCATTCCGTGCAACCTGTGCGGCTCGCAGGAAAACCTGCAGCGCCAGGTAGTCAAGGACATGCTGGTGGAGTGGGAGCGCAAGCACCCGGGGCGTACCGAGAGCATCTTCCGCGGCTTGCAGAATGTGGTGCCGTCGCAGTTGGCTGACCGCAACCTGTTCGACTTCGTGAACCTGGCGATCGACGAGAGCGCGCCTTCGCGCGTGCTGAACGTGTTGAACCTGTAG
- a CDS encoding Yip1 family protein: protein MIHHVVGLFTHPDREWQQIRGEEESISHLYITHTLILAAIPPLSAFIGTTQVGWVIGNRAPVMLTMESAVWMTLMSYVAMLAGVAVMGAFIHWMARTYDASPSLARCVAFATYTATPLFIGGLAALYPHLWLGMMVGTAAICYTVYLLYVGLPTFMNIHADEGFLFASSVLAVGLVVLVAIMAFTVIIWGLGVGPIYTN from the coding sequence ATGATCCATCACGTCGTCGGGTTATTCACCCATCCCGATCGGGAATGGCAGCAGATCCGTGGCGAAGAAGAATCCATCAGCCACCTCTATATCACCCACACCCTGATATTGGCGGCGATACCCCCGTTATCGGCCTTCATCGGCACCACACAGGTCGGCTGGGTGATAGGCAACCGCGCGCCAGTCATGCTCACGATGGAAAGCGCCGTGTGGATGACGCTGATGTCCTACGTGGCGATGCTGGCCGGTGTAGCGGTAATGGGCGCTTTCATTCACTGGATGGCCCGTACCTACGACGCCAGCCCCAGCCTGGCGCGCTGCGTGGCCTTCGCCACCTACACCGCCACACCGCTTTTCATCGGCGGCCTGGCGGCGCTTTACCCGCACCTGTGGCTGGGCATGATGGTAGGCACCGCGGCCATCTGCTACACGGTGTACCTGCTGTACGTGGGGTTGCCGACCTTCATGAACATCCACGCGGACGAAGGCTTTCTGTTCGCCAGCTCGGTGCTCGCCGTGGGCCTGGTGGTGCTGGTGGCGATCATGGCGTTCACGGTCATCATCTGGGGCCTGGGCGTGGGGCCCATCTACACCAACTGA